The following proteins are encoded in a genomic region of Diabrotica virgifera virgifera chromosome 1, PGI_DIABVI_V3a:
- the LOC126879041 gene encoding zinc finger protein 235-like yields MEMIKTLIGHSSYDSNYMGTHDEGKTINQNMKVATGRRSYRCEICLKQFTTASYLKKHLRVHTGDNPHKCSICFKQFTDRSNLTIHFRVHTGEKPYKCEICFKQFSEAGTLKIHLRVHTGEKPYKCEICFKQFTTNTDLKTHLTVHTGEKPYKCEICFKQYTRSENLKTHLRVHNGEKPYKCEICFKQFTTNTDLKRHLRVHTGEKPYKCEICFKQFSGAGSLKTHLRLHTGEKPYKCKICFKQFKQPINLKIHLRVHTGEKPYKCEICFKQFTRNTDLKRHLRVHTGEKPYKCEICFKQFSGAGSLKTHLRVHTGETPYKCEICFKQFSGVGNLKKHLRVHTEKKPYKCEICFKQFSEAGNLKRHFRSAHWGETL; encoded by the coding sequence ATGGAAATGATTAAGACTCTAATTGGACATTCATCTTACGATAGCAATTATATGGGTACACACGATGAAGGAAAAACAATAAATCAAAATATGAAAGTTGCGACTGGACGAAGATCTTACagatgtgaaatttgtttgaagcagtttacTACAGCCAgttatttgaaaaaacatttaagagtgcacactggagacaATCCGCACAAGTGttctatttgttttaagcagtttactgaTCGAAGTAATTTAACAATACATTTTAGAGTGCACACAGGAGAGAAACcatataagtgtgaaatttgttttaagcaatttagtgaagcaggtactttgaaaatccatttgagagtgcacactggggagaaaccttataagtgtgaaatttgttttaagcagtttactacaAACActgatttgaaaacacatttgacagtgcacactggggagaaaccttataagtgtgaaatttgtttcaagcagtaTACGCGATCAGaaaatttgaaaacacatttgagagtgcataatGGGGAAAAACcctataagtgtgaaatttgctttAAGCAGTTTACTACAAACActgatttgaaaagacatttgagagtgcacactggggagaaaccttataagtgtgaaatttgtttcaagcagtttAGTGGAGCAGGtagtttgaaaacacatttgagactACATACgggggaaaaaccttataagtgtaaaATTTGCTTTAAGCAGTTTAAGCAACCGATaaatttgaaaatacatttgagagtgcatactggggaaaaaccttataagtgtgaaatttgctttAAGCAGTTTACTAGAAACActgatttgaaaagacatttgagagtgcacactggggagaaaccttataagtgtgaaatttgtttcaagcagtttAGTGGAGCAGGtagtttgaaaacacatttgagagtacatACGGGGGAaacaccttacaagtgtgaaatttgttttaagcagtttagtggagtaggtaatttgaaaaaacatttaagagtgcacactgaaaagaaaccatacaagtgtgaaatttgttttaaacaatttagtgaagcaggtaatttgaaaagacattttcggagtgcacactggggagaaaccttataa